In Delphinus delphis chromosome 11, mDelDel1.2, whole genome shotgun sequence, one genomic interval encodes:
- the CHKB gene encoding choline/ethanolamine kinase isoform X2, whose protein sequence is MAAEGTDVARGGAVGGRLAKGSLRQAMCPDAAPSRRRGSARSRDAERRAYQWCREYLGGAWRRVRPEELRVDPVSGGLSNLLFRCSLPDHLPRVGEEPREVLLRLYGAILQGVDSLVLESVMFAILAERSLGPQLYGVFPEGRLEQYIPSRPLKTHELREPVLSAAIATKMAQFHGMEMPFTKEPHWLFGTMERYLKQIQDLPTTGLPQMNLLEMYSLQDEMGSLRKLLDSTPSPVVFCHNDIQEGNILLLSEPENVDGLMLVDFEYSSYNYRGFDIGNHFCEWVYDYTHEEWPFYKAQPANYPTRGQQLHFIRHYLAEVKKGETISQEEQRKLEADLLAEANRYALASHFFWGLWSILQASMSTIEFGYLEYAQSRFQFYFQQKGELTSFHPSS, encoded by the exons atggcggctgagggGACAGATGTGGCCAGAGGCGGGGCTGTTGGAGGCCGCCTGGCCAAGGGCAGCTTGCGGCAGGCTATGTGCCCCGACGCGGCCCCGAGCCGGAGGCGCGGCTCGGCGCGGTCGCGAGACGCCGAGCGCCGAGCCTACCAGTGGTGCCGGGAGTACTTGGGCGGGGCCTGGCGCCGAGTACGGCCGGAGGAGCTGAGGGTTGACCCCGTGAG CGGAGGCCTCAGTAACCTGCTCTTCCGCTGCTCGCTGCCTGACCACCTGCCCCGCGTTGGCGAGGAGCCCCGGGAGGTGCTGCTGCGGCTGTACGGGGCCATcctgcag GGAGTGGACTCCTTGGTCCTTGAAAGTGTGATGTTCGCCATCCTTGCAGAGCGGTCACTGGGGCCCCAGCTCTACGGAGTCTTTCCAGAGGGCCGGCTGGAACAGTACATCCCA AGCAGGCCACTGAAGACGCATGAGCTTCGAGAGCCCGTGTTGTCTGCAGCCATCGCCACGAAGATGGCCCAGTTCCATGGCATGGAAATGCCTTTCACTAAGGAGCCCCACTGGCTATTTGGGACCATGGAGCG GTATTTAAAGCAGATCCAGGACCTACCCACCACTGGCCTCCCCCAGATGAACCTGCTGGAGATGTACAGCTTGCAGGACGAGATGGGCAGCCTCAG GAAGTTGCTAGACTCTACCCCATCACCAGTGGTCTTTTGCCACAATGACATCCAGGAAG GGAACATCTTACTGCTCTCAGAGCCAGAAAACGTTGACGGCCTCATGCTGGTCGACTTCGAGTACAGCAGTTATAactacag GGGCTTTGACATTGGGAACCATTTTTGTGAGTGGGTTTACGATTACACTCATGAGGAGTGGCCTTTCTACAAAGCGCAGCCTGCAAACTACCCCACCCGGGGACAGCAG CTCCATTTTATTCGCCACTACCTGGCAGAGGTAAAGAAAGGTGAGACCATCTCCCAAGAGGAGCAGAGGAAACTGGAAGCAGATTTGCTGGCAGAGGCTAATAG GTATGCTCTGGCATCTCATTTCTTCTGGGGTCTCTGGTCCATCCTCCAGGCATCCATGTCCACTATAGAATTTGGTTACTTG GAGTACGCCCAGTCTCGGTTCCAGTTCTACTTCCAGCAGAAGGGAGAGCTGACCAGCTTCCACCCCTCATCCTGA
- the CHKB gene encoding choline/ethanolamine kinase isoform X1: MAAEGTDVARGGAVGGRLAKGSLRQAMCPDAAPSRRRGSARSRDAERRAYQWCREYLGGAWRRVRPEELRVDPVSGGLSNLLFRCSLPDHLPRVGEEPREVLLRLYGAILQGVDSLVLESVMFAILAERSLGPQLYGVFPEGRLEQYIPVRARPRPPRSISFPSPYSPSQCLLSHPSPQSRPLKTHELREPVLSAAIATKMAQFHGMEMPFTKEPHWLFGTMERYLKQIQDLPTTGLPQMNLLEMYSLQDEMGSLRKLLDSTPSPVVFCHNDIQEGNILLLSEPENVDGLMLVDFEYSSYNYRGFDIGNHFCEWVYDYTHEEWPFYKAQPANYPTRGQQLHFIRHYLAEVKKGETISQEEQRKLEADLLAEANRYALASHFFWGLWSILQASMSTIEFGYLEYAQSRFQFYFQQKGELTSFHPSS; this comes from the exons atggcggctgagggGACAGATGTGGCCAGAGGCGGGGCTGTTGGAGGCCGCCTGGCCAAGGGCAGCTTGCGGCAGGCTATGTGCCCCGACGCGGCCCCGAGCCGGAGGCGCGGCTCGGCGCGGTCGCGAGACGCCGAGCGCCGAGCCTACCAGTGGTGCCGGGAGTACTTGGGCGGGGCCTGGCGCCGAGTACGGCCGGAGGAGCTGAGGGTTGACCCCGTGAG CGGAGGCCTCAGTAACCTGCTCTTCCGCTGCTCGCTGCCTGACCACCTGCCCCGCGTTGGCGAGGAGCCCCGGGAGGTGCTGCTGCGGCTGTACGGGGCCATcctgcag GGAGTGGACTCCTTGGTCCTTGAAAGTGTGATGTTCGCCATCCTTGCAGAGCGGTCACTGGGGCCCCAGCTCTACGGAGTCTTTCCAGAGGGCCGGCTGGAACAGTACATCCCAGTACGAGCCCGGCCCCGACCTCCCCGAAGcatctccttccccagcccctatTCCCCTTCCCAATGTCTGCTTTCACATCCCTCACCCCAG AGCAGGCCACTGAAGACGCATGAGCTTCGAGAGCCCGTGTTGTCTGCAGCCATCGCCACGAAGATGGCCCAGTTCCATGGCATGGAAATGCCTTTCACTAAGGAGCCCCACTGGCTATTTGGGACCATGGAGCG GTATTTAAAGCAGATCCAGGACCTACCCACCACTGGCCTCCCCCAGATGAACCTGCTGGAGATGTACAGCTTGCAGGACGAGATGGGCAGCCTCAG GAAGTTGCTAGACTCTACCCCATCACCAGTGGTCTTTTGCCACAATGACATCCAGGAAG GGAACATCTTACTGCTCTCAGAGCCAGAAAACGTTGACGGCCTCATGCTGGTCGACTTCGAGTACAGCAGTTATAactacag GGGCTTTGACATTGGGAACCATTTTTGTGAGTGGGTTTACGATTACACTCATGAGGAGTGGCCTTTCTACAAAGCGCAGCCTGCAAACTACCCCACCCGGGGACAGCAG CTCCATTTTATTCGCCACTACCTGGCAGAGGTAAAGAAAGGTGAGACCATCTCCCAAGAGGAGCAGAGGAAACTGGAAGCAGATTTGCTGGCAGAGGCTAATAG GTATGCTCTGGCATCTCATTTCTTCTGGGGTCTCTGGTCCATCCTCCAGGCATCCATGTCCACTATAGAATTTGGTTACTTG GAGTACGCCCAGTCTCGGTTCCAGTTCTACTTCCAGCAGAAGGGAGAGCTGACCAGCTTCCACCCCTCATCCTGA
- the CHKB gene encoding choline/ethanolamine kinase isoform X3, translating into MAAEGTDVARGGAVGGRLAKGSLRQAMCPDAAPSRRRGSARSRDAERRAYQWCREYLGGAWRRVRPEELRVDPVSGGLSNLLFRCSLPDHLPRVGEEPREVLLRLYGAILQGVDSLVLESVMFAILAERSLGPQLYGVFPEGRLEQYIPVRARPRPPRSISFPSPYSPSQCLLSHPSPQSRPLKTHELREPVLSAAIATKMAQFHGMEMPFTKEPHWLFGTMERYLKQIQDLPTTGLPQMNLLEMYSLQDEMGSLRKLLDSTPSPVVFCHNDIQEGNILLLSEPENVDGLMLVDFEYSSYNYRGFDIGNHFCEWVYDYTHEEWPFYKAQPANYPTRGQQLHFIRHYLAEVKKGETISQEEQRKLEADLLAEANRSTPSLGSSSTSSRRES; encoded by the exons atggcggctgagggGACAGATGTGGCCAGAGGCGGGGCTGTTGGAGGCCGCCTGGCCAAGGGCAGCTTGCGGCAGGCTATGTGCCCCGACGCGGCCCCGAGCCGGAGGCGCGGCTCGGCGCGGTCGCGAGACGCCGAGCGCCGAGCCTACCAGTGGTGCCGGGAGTACTTGGGCGGGGCCTGGCGCCGAGTACGGCCGGAGGAGCTGAGGGTTGACCCCGTGAG CGGAGGCCTCAGTAACCTGCTCTTCCGCTGCTCGCTGCCTGACCACCTGCCCCGCGTTGGCGAGGAGCCCCGGGAGGTGCTGCTGCGGCTGTACGGGGCCATcctgcag GGAGTGGACTCCTTGGTCCTTGAAAGTGTGATGTTCGCCATCCTTGCAGAGCGGTCACTGGGGCCCCAGCTCTACGGAGTCTTTCCAGAGGGCCGGCTGGAACAGTACATCCCAGTACGAGCCCGGCCCCGACCTCCCCGAAGcatctccttccccagcccctatTCCCCTTCCCAATGTCTGCTTTCACATCCCTCACCCCAG AGCAGGCCACTGAAGACGCATGAGCTTCGAGAGCCCGTGTTGTCTGCAGCCATCGCCACGAAGATGGCCCAGTTCCATGGCATGGAAATGCCTTTCACTAAGGAGCCCCACTGGCTATTTGGGACCATGGAGCG GTATTTAAAGCAGATCCAGGACCTACCCACCACTGGCCTCCCCCAGATGAACCTGCTGGAGATGTACAGCTTGCAGGACGAGATGGGCAGCCTCAG GAAGTTGCTAGACTCTACCCCATCACCAGTGGTCTTTTGCCACAATGACATCCAGGAAG GGAACATCTTACTGCTCTCAGAGCCAGAAAACGTTGACGGCCTCATGCTGGTCGACTTCGAGTACAGCAGTTATAactacag GGGCTTTGACATTGGGAACCATTTTTGTGAGTGGGTTTACGATTACACTCATGAGGAGTGGCCTTTCTACAAAGCGCAGCCTGCAAACTACCCCACCCGGGGACAGCAG CTCCATTTTATTCGCCACTACCTGGCAGAGGTAAAGAAAGGTGAGACCATCTCCCAAGAGGAGCAGAGGAAACTGGAAGCAGATTTGCTGGCAGAGGCTAATAG GAGTACGCCCAGTCTCGGTTCCAGTTCTACTTCCAGCAGAAGGGAGAGCTGA